From the genome of Latilactobacillus curvatus JCM 1096 = DSM 20019:
TTTATTTCACTGTACAGGTGGCAAAGACCGTACCGGAATGGCGGCTTATTATTTATTAAATGCACTCGGGGTACCTGAAGATGTGATCCAATATGATTATCTATTATCGAATACAGCATCTAGGGAACACGTTGCAGCCCGCATTAAGACGCTACGTCAAAAAGATGCCTCAAGCGGCTTTTTAAAAAGTATGCATGCATTGATGAGTGTTGATCAGTCCTACTTAAGCACAGCTGAGCGCATAATCAATGAGGATTATGGTTCAACTCAAGCCTATTTACAACAGGCCTTAGGATTAACAACGCAGGACATTGAACATTTAAAAGCAGTGTATCTAGATTAATTGGAAAAGAGGGAACAAGAAGATGGGTAAACCAGATTTAAAAGATCCGCGAACACTTTATCGGACAGAGCCATTTCAAGAACAAGAACAAGCTAGTCCGGCATTGCAAGATCAAATGCATCCCAAGCCAGATTGTGGCGAAGAACACTACCGTGGTGCACAACGGTTACTAGATCGTAAAGTGCTGATTACCGGAGGAGATTCTGGTATCGGTCGCGCAGTTGCAATTGCGTTTGCCCGAGAAGGAGCAGACATTGCATTGCAATATTTGCCAGGTGAAGAAGTGGATGCACAAGAAGTGGCTCAATTGGTGCGAGATGCAGGGCGTAAAATCGCATTGATCCCAGCTGATTTTCGGAAACCACAGATTGCTAGCCAAGTAGTGGAAACCGCGCAGCAGCAAATTGGCACACTTGACACATTAGTCTTAAACGCAGCTCAACAAATTGCGCATCCATCAATTACCGAATTACCAATAGAACAAGTTCAAGATAGTTTTAACGTTAATGTGGTTGCGATGTATGCGCTTGTGCAAGCAGCATTGCCTCAATTACCGGCTGGCGGCAGTATTCTGACGACCACTTCAGTGCAAGCCTTTAATCCGAGTCCGCATTTGTTAGATTATGCAGCAACAAAAGCAGCAATCAAGAATTTTACGATCAATCTAGCGCAACAATTAGCGGATAAAGGTATTCGGGTCAACGGGGTTGCACCAGGTCCGATTTGGACACCGTTACAGTTGGCTCAAGGACAACTGGAAGGGGCTTTGCCTAAGTTTGGGCAGAATACATTGCTAGAAAGAGCCGGCCAACCGGCGGAATTAGCACCGCTATATGTTTTTTTAGCAAGCAACGCAGCAAGCTATATTACCGGTCAAATTTACGGCGTTACCGGTGGCGAATCAATTAATTAAACAAGTGCATTTACGATAATTTAATAATATTGATAAGCGTATTGTTTTACGGATGCTAGTTGAATTTGTTACATTTATGGAGAACTAGCAATATATTTTAAGGAAACAAGAAAGGATGATTGTTATGTTACATTGGTTATGGGTTTTAATTATTGGCGCTTTAATTGGGGTGATTGCGGGGGCATTGACAAGTCGTGATTTACCTGCAGGTTGGATCGGCAATATCGTCGGTGGGTTAGTCGGCGCCTGGCTAGGCCAATCATTGTTTGGCAGCTGGGGACCACAGCTTGCCGGGATGGCCTTAATTCCATCCATTATCGGTGCCGTGATTGTCGTTTTCGTTGTTTCATTATTATTCACACGTAGAAAATCCTAATACAAAGGGGCGGACACCATGAATAAATTAACTAAAGTGGTGATCAGTTTAGCCAGTTTGCTTGGGTTGTGTCAGGTAGCGTGGTTTATCACATTAATCTATCCACTACAACAATCCAATAAGCAATTTATGAATCTTAGTTGGCTACCCGAACAATGGGTCGGTAATTTTGGACTTGGATTAGGAGTGCTTAGCGGCTTAATTTTCTTATATTTACTGCTATTGGCATTATTCAGTCCACCGAAAAAACGCCAAATGATCATCAAGACCGATAAAGGTGAACTAGCACTTTCCCGCAAAGCGGTTGAAAAAACAGTGACACAAGCTATTATTGAAAAACACCGTGTTAAGGAAGTGTTAGTCCATACGACGTTTAAAGGCCGACATCCAAAAGTGACTGCCGACGTTCAAGCGGTCACAGTGGATCGCAACGATCTCGATCAACAAGCACGGGCAGTTAAAGAAACGGTACAGCAAGCATTACAAACAATCTTTGAGATGCCGATTAAAGCAGTGAATGTCAAACTATCACCGCTAAGTAATCAGGCAAAAAGTGATGTGAGGTGAGACAAATGAGACGTTCTTATTGGGGCTTTGTTGTTGGGGCAGTGTTGGCAGCCATTTGGATTAGTTTTGGATTTATGAGTTTAATCTTGATTATCATCGCTGGTTTACTCGGCTACATTGCAGCTAGTTTAACAGGGTCTAAGGAAGATCTAGAAGGATTTAGATCACAAGTTAACCGGGTCTTGAAGCAGGATAAATAACGGAGGTGTGACAAAATGGTAGAACAAGCACATTTAGATGAAGTGATGGCCAATAGCAAATTGACTTTTGAAGATGCTGTAATCGCCAAAATTGCTGGTAAGACAGCGCAAAACATTGATGGCTTATTATCGATGAACGGTAATTTCTTCAGTGATATTGCGGATCGTTTTAGAAACGATAGTGATCCAACGAAGGGCATCAGTGTGGAAGTTGGCGAAAAACAGGTCGCAATCGACATGACCATTATTTTGGAATACGGCCGGAATGCACGGGATGTTTTCGAACGATTAACAGCTGCAGTGACTGAAGCTGTCGAATCAATGACCGGTTTGAGTGTTGTCGAAGTTAACAGCCATGTCAGTGACATTATGACTAAGAAAGAATGGCAACAACAAGGCAGTAATCCAAAGAAAAGTGATTCTGAAAAACGCGTTCAATAAAAATAGTAAAGGATGATGAAAACGATGGATAAACCAAACAAACCAATGGATAAAATGATGGATAAGACAATGGATCAACATACCGAAAAAATCGAAAAAGAATTGAACTTCTCGGATGGTGTGATTGAAAAAATTGCGGGCCAAACGGTGCATGACATCGATGGCGTCTTAGAATTATCAGGCGGGATGATGAGTCAATTAGCTGATCGTTTCAGAGACCAAGAAGATCCGACAAAGGGCGTCGACGCTGATATTGATAACCAAGAAGTAACGATTGAATTGGATGCCATCTTGGAATACGGTAAATCAGCGCCAGACATCTTCGAACAAACAATTGAACGCATCGCTAAATCAGTACATCAAATGACTGGTTTAAACGTGACGAAGATTAAAATGAATGTCTCTGACTTGATGACCAAGAAAGAATGGGCAGCAAAACAAGATTCTCCAAAAGAAGATAAATAAAAAGAAGGTATCCGGTGGGCCGGATACCTTCTTTTTGTATAGATTAGTGTTCAAATTGGTTTAAATCTAAATTTAATGCCGTTGCGACTCGGCGACCGTATTCTGGATCCGCTTGGTAGAACTGTTTGACTTCGCGGATTTGAATTTCAGGTTTTGTAACTTGGCCGAGATTTAAGCGAATGTTTTCGATTAGTCGATCTTGTTCTTCATCAGTTAGTAAGTTGTAAAGCTTATCGGCTGCTGAATAGTAATCGGGATCGGCTGGATAGTTACCGGTTTGACCGCTAAGTTGGTCGCCATGAATTTTGGCAGATGGGACTTCTTTTGGACCATTTTCACTATTAGGTTCATAGTTGACGCCTGTCTCTTGGTTTTTTGCCATGATCCCGTCGCGTTCGTAATTATGCACGGGCACTTTTGGCCGGTTAACAGGTAATTGTTCATAGTTGGCACCTAGACGGTAACGTTCAGCATCTTTATAACCGAACAACCGTCCCTGGAGGAGTTTGTCAGGGGAAGCTTCAATCCCAGGAACTAAGTTAGCAGGTGAGAAAGCCAATTCTTCGATATCCTCAAAGTTGTTGGTTGGATTTTCATCGAGTACCATTTGACCGATTTCGATTAAGGGGTAATCCTTTTGTGAAATGACCTTCGTCACATCAAAGATATCTTGCGGATAGTTTAAACCAGCTTCATAAGGAACAAGTTGAACGGCAACGGTCCAACTTGGATGGTCGCCTGTTTCAATCGCATCGAATAAATCATTTTGTAGATAATCTGTATCTTTACCAGCCAATTCGGCAGCCAGTTCGTTACTTAAGTTATGGACGCCTTGGTTTGTCTTGAAGTGGTATTTTACCCAGAACTGCTCACCAGCAGCATTCACCCATTTAAAGGTATGACTACCGTAGCCATGCATCATCCGATAACTAGCGGGAATCCCGCGATCACTCATTAAAATCGTCACCTGATGGACTGATTCAGGTGAAAGTGACCAGAAATCCCACTGCATGTCTTGGCTTCTCGCGTGTGTTCGTGGATCTCGTTTTTGGGAGTGAATGAAATCAGGGAATTTCAGAGGATCATTAACAAAGAAAACGGGCGTATTATTACCAACAATGTCATAGTTGCCTTCTTCGGTATAGAACTTAAGGGCAAATCCACGCACATCACGATAAGTATCGGGATAGCCGGCTTCACCAGCTACTTGTGAGAAGCGCGCAATCATTGGTGTTTTCTTACCAGCACCACTGAAAATGGCTGCCTTTGTGTAGGCGCTCATATCCTTAGTGAGTTGGAAGTAACCTTTAGCACCGGCGCCTTTAGCATGCACGACCCGTTCTGGAATCCGTTCACGATTAAAATGCGCGAGTTTTTCGAGCAATTAATAATCCTGAATTAAAACGGGACCGCGTTGACTAGCAGTTTGCGAATGTTGATTATCCGCCCACGTTTGGCCCTCATTAGTCGTTAGTTTGTTTGTCATGTAAATAGCCTCTTTCATTGCACTTTGTGCCCAGAGAGATAAGACAGGGTCAACTCAACTATATTATTTCTCAGCGAAACTGCAATATTATTGCTTGTGCAAAAAGCCACTAAAAAACGGTTTACAACTAATAAAATTAGTCGTAAACCGTCATGTTATCTGCTGATGAGACGCGGCTTAATGTATTGCTGGTATAAATAAGCAGCCCCAAAAAAGTAACTAGTTGCCAGTAAAGTGACGAGCGGCAAACTTTGAAACATTTGGTGTGGGAGAATAATGGCCAATAAAGGGAAGGCGTAGGCGGCGGGAATTCTGACTTGTAGCAGATAGAGTAATGCCCAAACTAGTGGCAGTGCAATTAAGGTTACCAATAACCGTGAATCAAGTAAGCTATAAGCGACGAATCCGATTGTGGCGGCGCCAGTTAATGCAACCATCTGCTTGATGGCCATTTTACCTGGATACATTGGTTTTTGTAGAATTTCAAAAAAGACGACAAGTACCGGCGGAATGGCAGCCATCTGTGGCCGGCCGAGTAAACTAACAACTAACACCCATAAGAGTGCAATGATTAGAAAAACCAGCATGACGCGATAGTTAATCGTGGCATGATAGGGATGTTGCAGATGCAATTTGCGGAGGCTAACGACCAACATCAAAGTGAGCGTAAAGCCTAAAATTGCAATGATGAATGAAAGTTCAGTGGCGTTGACGATAATCGGTAACAGCCCCGTTGCAAACGATGGTGCGAGTGTCGAGCGAAATAAACAAAGTAAAACAATCATGATGAGTAGTAGTAAGCTAATTTTAACTGCATAACTGAGCGGCAACCGATTAATGCCAAACCCAACGATGGCGGTTATCGATGGCAGCCAAAATATCTTGGCGGGTTGATTGAGCCAACCCGGTTCGTGATAAATCCACAGCCCCGTTGTTAAGGCTGCGATTTCGGGTAGAATAATCTCAACATCGTTCAAGACAGTGGCAATGCCCACCATCAATAATACGAATCCAAAGCCGAGTAAGTAATCCGATAGTTTTAATTTTTGGGGTTTCAAAAGATAAATGACTCCTTAGTGTGGTTTGAGTAATAGTATTTATTATACGCTACTGAAAAAAGAGGACAACTCAAAAAAGAGCGTTTCAACTAACGAATAGCTGAGACGCTCTTTTTTGAATTAAATAATTATTAGTCGTTCAAGTTATAGCGTAATTTCATGTGTTCTGAGCCTGAAATCACCATTTGGCCAAGTAGGGCTGTTTGGCGTTTAAGTGATTCGCTGGCTAATTTGTTATTAGCGGCTTCCAAGAAGGCTGCAGCGTCTTTTTGATCAGTGAAGGCCTTGTCGGTTTCGTTTTGGATCACGTGATAGGCACTCATTGCTTCGAGTTCGAAGGTGTTACGCATATCAACGTAGAAGTCGTAATCTGTATCGCCAAGTAAGGCGGTTGTACAGCTTAACCAGTACATGTTGTTCAAGTCAAAAATACCTGTGGCATTCTTGTATGATTCTGGTGTGTCGTTGATATTCGTGTAGAATGGCACGACGGTGTTAAATGTATTGGCACCATAAGCTAACCATTGAATACCGGCAATTTCAGCAGGCACGTTGTTGCGCACTTGTAAAATATGCACGTTGTGATTCCGGTTAATTCCGATTGGCCGGAAACGAGTTTTAACATCTTCAGGGGCGCTACCGTAAGGATCGTATTCTGTATTTTCAAAGTGAGCGCTCAAGACGAACTTGACGTCTTCGATTGAAATCTTGCGGTTGGCATGGCAGATGAATGGTAAATCTTGGTCCATTGGATCTTGTTTGATTTCTGGATTGAAGTATTGTTGACCGTACCATGTTCGTGGGTTGTTATAAACCGTATCTTTGATTGAAGCACTGCCGAAAATATGACGGAGATTGTAGCCTTCAAAGTCAGGATTTAAGTGGTTGTCATCAATTAATGTTTTTAAATCAGCTGAGCAAAGCGTGTCGGCTGAATCAAAGTCGAAATGATTGATGTTCATCCGGTTAGGGGCAACCACGTATGCATCATCAGGGATGCGAACAGCAACCCAGTGATGACCACCGATTGTTTCAAGCCACCAAACACTGTCTTTGTCAGAAAAGGCAATCCCGTTTGGTTCGTATGTGCCGAATTCTTCAAGGAGGGCGCCTAAACGTTCGACCCCTTCTTGAGCACTGTGGATGTAAGGCAAGACTAATGTTACAATATCTTCTTCACCGATGCCACCAGGGACAAAAGGATCAAGCCCTTGAATCCGGGGGTTAGTGGTAATCGTTTCTGTGGCAGACATCGTGATGTTTTCACTGTTAATCCCAGCAGCTGGCCAAATCCCGTTCGTCAATAATGAGTTAGGAATTGAGGTATAGCGCATTGGGTTATCAGGCAATTGGATTTGAACGCCGCTAATCACCGCTTGATAATTCCGGGGTTGGTCTTCAGGATTGACCACAACAAAGCGTTGTGGATCCAAAGCTTCGTGGCCATCATCATTTCTAGAAATCATGGTTGAACCGTCGATGGAAGCTTTTTTGCCGACTAAGACCGTGGTACATGACCCTTTAATTGGTTTTTGCATGTCAAAACACTCCTTTTATTTATTATCCATAGTATAACGCTTTTGGCGGGAAAGTGGGGGATTGAGCGATAATCATGTGAAGGAATTGTTTAAATGCAAGTGGTTGAGGGTGCCAAGTCAGTTATCATTGGTATTCAATTCGTTGGTATCAACAAAAAGATTCGGATGAGTCGTCAACGTAAAGCACAACATGCAACTAATAGGGCTGAACAACATGCCGAAAAGAAGGCCATACAATACAGCCGTTTTCAGCAACACCAGATTAAGAAGCGGGAAAAACATCGGAGACATTGAAAAAGAAGAGGTGGGGGTAATCCGCATCTCTTCCTTTTAATATCGTCAGACAAAATATGAGGTTTAGTTAAATAATGATATACTCGATTTGATTTAAAGGAAAGAGGGGACTAATGCTGAAGTTAGCCGATTGTTTATTAGTGATTGATCTCCAAAATGGTGTCTGCAAAAGTGAGCAGCCTGTTGCGCGTCTTAATCAATTAATTAAAGGCGTTAATGCCAGAATTGATGCCTATCAGGCGGAAAGTCGCCCGATTATTTTTGTCCAACATAACGATAAGACTTTAATTGCTGGTCAGTCGACTTGGTAGATAATGCCAGAATTGAATGTGCCTAAAACGGCAATCTTTGTTCAAAAAACGCATGCGGATTCATTTTGGCAGACAAACTTACAAACGTTATTGAGCCAAATGCAAATCAAATCGCTTGAAATTTGTGGTGCCCAGACCAAATACTGCGTCGATACAACGATTAAAGTTGCCCACCATTTGGGCTACCAACTCCAAATGGTAGCTGGTCTTTCAACTACAACGGACAACGCCTATATGACGGCTGAACAGACAATTGCCTTTTACGAAAACGTTTGGCAGAACCGTTTTCTAGAATTACTAAAATAAACGGTAATCTCTGGTACAATGGACCTTATCATCACTTAAGAGGAGTATCTATTAATGTCAAAAACAGCTTTAATTACAATGCAACCAACAGACCAAACGACAGGGACAACGGTCATTTACGCGCCAGATAATGCGGCCAATCGTGTGTAGGCTGCTAAACAGTCCAACGTACAACTGATTTCGATTCCAGGTTATGTTCGTTTTGGCGATCATATCGTTAATTTTTTCGTTAAAAAAATTGTGAAACAAGGCGATGTTTCGGCATACAGTAATATGTTACAGTTTGTTTATTTTTCACACATGATGGCTTACAACGTGGCAAATACGCCAGTTGAAAGATTAGTTTTTGCAACGTAAGATCTAGCGACTAAAGTATTGATGCAGTTTGATAATCAAGCATGTTATAATAATCAAATAACAGTCTTAGCCAAATAATATAGAAAAGCCCCGCTCAGATGAGCGGGGCTTTTCTATATTATTTTTATAAGTTAATGATTTGTGCAACCTCACCGTGGTGTCCGCTAGTTGTTAGGGGGGCATTAACACCGCTGATATCGTCTATGTTGGTTACAATCACCATACTGGTTGCTTCTTTACCCGCAGAAGCAAGCGCAGCTAAGTCGATTTCAACTAATAACTGGTCTGTTGTCACCGGATCGCCTTCTTGAACGTGAATGGTGAACGGCGCACCGTTTAATTCAACGGTATCCAAGCCAAGGTGGAGTAATAATTCAACGCCCGTTTTGGTTGTAATCCCAAGTGCGTGTTTTGTTGGGAAAACACTAGAGATAATACCGTCCACTGGTGAGTAGATATGACTATCACTAGGGTTTACTGCAAAACCATCACCCATCATTTTTGTTGAAAAAACGGCGTCGGTTACTTGTTTGAGCGGGATGACGGGTCCATCTACAATAGCGTGTAATTCGAGTTCTTTGGGTTTACGTGAGAATAGTTTCATAATGATGACTCCTTCTACTTAGTAAAATATTCGCTGATAACGTTCGATGAATCAGCTAATTGGTTCGTATTAGCGGTGAAATCTTGTTCTAAGAAACTGTAATAGAGTAGGTCGACAGCGTAAAGCTGTGCAATTAATGAAGTCGTTGCCGCGCTTCTTAGCTGACTGTTTTCAGTACTATCATCATGCTGTAACGTGATGGTTGCTAACTGTGCGATTTGACTTTGATTATTATGAGTTAAAACAATAATTGGAATATTAAGTTGTTGTGCAATTTTAGCAAGTTGCAGAGGCTCTTGTTTTTCGCCAGAGTTAGAAATTAAGATAAGTGCTGCCTGTGTTTTCTGTGTGGTTAGTGCTGCTGCCAGTAGATGCGTATCAAGTGATTGAATGACAGATTTACCAACGCGCAGTAGTTTTTGTTGTAAATCCTCAGCGGCAACGTTTGAAGCACCAAGCCCATAAATGAAAATGGTTTGTTTCGAGTGGAGAATCATTGCGGATTCTTCGAGCGCGTCATTCTTGAGCCGATGATTGGTTTCAGTAATCGCTTGGTTAATTCGAAAAGTTAGTTTATTTTTTAAGTCAGTTGTTGTATCGGTCGGATTAATTTCATCGAAGAGCCGTTGATCGGTATTCCCTTCAGATGAAAGTCGTAATTTGAGTGCTGGAAAGCCACCTTGACCACAGAGTGTTTTACCAAAGCGAGCGACAGTCGCTGCACTAACGTTAGCCGCTTTTGCAAACGCACTAGTTGTCATTGTCGGTACTTGTACTGGATGGGCAAGTACGTATTGAGCAAGCCGCTGTTCTGTTTTGGTTAAAGTTGGGA
Proteins encoded in this window:
- a CDS encoding SDR family oxidoreductase gives rise to the protein MGKPDLKDPRTLYRTEPFQEQEQASPALQDQMHPKPDCGEEHYRGAQRLLDRKVLITGGDSGIGRAVAIAFAREGADIALQYLPGEEVDAQEVAQLVRDAGRKIALIPADFRKPQIASQVVETAQQQIGTLDTLVLNAAQQIAHPSITELPIEQVQDSFNVNVVAMYALVQAALPQLPAGGSILTTTSVQAFNPSPHLLDYAATKAAIKNFTINLAQQLADKGIRVNGVAPGPIWTPLQLAQGQLEGALPKFGQNTLLERAGQPAELAPLYVFLASNAASYITGQIYGVTGGESIN
- a CDS encoding GlsB/YeaQ/YmgE family stress response membrane protein, with the protein product MLHWLWVLIIGALIGVIAGALTSRDLPAGWIGNIVGGLVGAWLGQSLFGSWGPQLAGMALIPSIIGAVIVVFVVSLLFTRRKS
- the amaP gene encoding alkaline shock response membrane anchor protein AmaP; its protein translation is MNKLTKVVISLASLLGLCQVAWFITLIYPLQQSNKQFMNLSWLPEQWVGNFGLGLGVLSGLIFLYLLLLALFSPPKKRQMIIKTDKGELALSRKAVEKTVTQAIIEKHRVKEVLVHTTFKGRHPKVTADVQAVTVDRNDLDQQARAVKETVQQALQTIFEMPIKAVNVKLSPLSNQAKSDVR
- a CDS encoding Asp23/Gls24 family envelope stress response protein yields the protein MVEQAHLDEVMANSKLTFEDAVIAKIAGKTAQNIDGLLSMNGNFFSDIADRFRNDSDPTKGISVEVGEKQVAIDMTIILEYGRNARDVFERLTAAVTEAVESMTGLSVVEVNSHVSDIMTKKEWQQQGSNPKKSDSEKRVQ
- a CDS encoding Asp23/Gls24 family envelope stress response protein, producing MDKPNKPMDKMMDKTMDQHTEKIEKELNFSDGVIEKIAGQTVHDIDGVLELSGGMMSQLADRFRDQEDPTKGVDADIDNQEVTIELDAILEYGKSAPDIFEQTIERIAKSVHQMTGLNVTKIKMNVSDLMTKKEWAAKQDSPKEDK
- a CDS encoding C69 family dipeptidase, translating into MQKPIKGSCTTVLVGKKASIDGSTMISRNDDGHEALDPQRFVVVNPEDQPRNYQAVISGVQIQLPDNPMRYTSIPNSLLTNGIWPAAGINSENITMSATETITTNPRIQGLDPFVPGGIGEEDIVTLVLPYIHSAQEGVERLGALLEEFGTYEPNGIAFSDKDSVWWLETIGGHHWVAVRIPDDAYVVAPNRMNINHFDFDSADTLCSADLKTLIDDNHLNPDFEGYNLRHIFGSASIKDTVYNNPRTWYGQQYFNPEIKQDPMDQDLPFICHANRKISIEDVKFVLSAHFENTEYDPYGSAPEDVKTRFRPIGINRNHNVHILQVRNNVPAEIAGIQWLAYGANTFNTVVPFYTNINDTPESYKNATGIFDLNNMYWLSCTTALLGDTDYDFYVDMRNTFELEAMSAYHVIQNETDKAFTDQKDAAAFLEAANNKLASESLKRQTALLGQMVISGSEHMKLRYNLND
- a CDS encoding PTS sugar transporter subunit IIA yields the protein MKLFSRKPKELELHAIVDGPVIPLKQVTDAVFSTKMMGDGFAVNPSDSHIYSPVDGIISSVFPTKHALGITTKTGVELLLHLGLDTVELNGAPFTIHVQEGDPVTTDQLLVEIDLAALASAGKEATSMVIVTNIDDISGVNAPLTTSGHHGEVAQIINL
- a CDS encoding MurR/RpiR family transcriptional regulator, translated to MESILFSIQKKLPTLTKTEQRLAQYVLAHPVQVPTMTTSAFAKAANVSAATVARFGKTLCGQGGFPALKLRLSSEGNTDQRLFDEINPTDTTTDLKNKLTFRINQAITETNHRLKNDALEESAMILHSKQTIFIYGLGASNVAAEDLQQKLLRVGKSVIQSLDTHLLAAALTTQKTQAALILISNSGEKQEPLQLAKIAQQLNIPIIVLTHNNQSQIAQLATITLQHDDSTENSQLRSAATTSLIAQLYAVDLLYYSFLEQDFTANTNQLADSSNVISEYFTK